The genome window gcaagagtttcattgagccgattaaattgataggtagcatttcgtaaggttttgaagttcgagcaataaaacgttttaagacatgattatgaatttcgcgtatatgagttgagtgaaaatagattgtagaataagaagtacatttgataaaacaatgcattttgaaatcggtatgagtgggtattttgaataatgataaacaatttgggtataaaatatgatcgagtttgcataataagatatttttgaagagacgttttgagatttggactaaagtggcaaaactggttaaaccacagggaccaaaatggcagtttactctattttatTTATACAGTATGTTTGCTCATTCGTGTGTAATGTGAATattagagcattctcatccaatccatcaaattatacatacattccactaaaaaacaactcctatatcaatatatttccacaaaaaacaaatactttttctctctccttttcaattaaataatattatcatcacatttttatctttccttcactcacaaccactttcaatatatattaaaaaaattatactgggtgaacagtgtcctccaaatatacagatgaacagtaacattttctctctactccactcacaaccactttttataccctttacaaTATAAAAACTCACCCTCACAAattttgatggattggatgagaatgctTTTACACCTCGTGATTCTATCTATGACCGGGTCGGACATTTTGCACTTTTTGTTATCCTAGTACACTAACTCTTATCAGCTGGAAAACCCTATCGCTGCAGAGTCATGGGAAGCCGCCGACGTGTCAAATGACGTGGAGGATAAACCGATTGATTACACTCTCTCTATATCCTCCTACTTGTTCTTCACCGGCCGATCTTTTCCTCCTTAACATCACATGGAAACATTAATCTCTCCCAATTTCACCTCCAATGCCTTCCCTCTCATTTCTCCTCCCCTCCTCTCTCAACGCCGCCGCAGACTCGCCGTTGTTAAAGCCTCCGTTGCCGCCGTTGAGAAGAAGGTCGCTATTATCAGAATTGGCACCAGAGGGAGGTACTTGTTGCTCATACTCGTTGTTTTCTCTTTCGTTTGATGGTTTGTTTGTGGAATTTGGCTTTGAATTGTTTGTGACATGGTGTTTGTATGGAATTAGGGCTAGTTAGAGTCTCAGTGATGGTACATTGAGGATTCTGTGTGGGTCATACCTTGTAGATTGCTTCATTTGATGCTACTGCTATTTGCATTTTTCAAGTTATACTGTCAATGGCTGAACAAATTTAGAGCTGTAAATGAACCGGAAGGTCGTTAAATTATGTTCGTTTGTGAACCTTCGTTTATGTTTATTCATGTACGTTCATGTATATATTTGTTCCTTGTTAATGTTCGTTTATATATTTATTGAAGtttatttattgttattatttatttgattttcatattttaAAACCCTTTGTTTAGATATATTTGGTTAACTTTGAAATGTTTGATGTAACGAAGAtggtaatttaaatttcagtctGGATCTTCACGTTTACTATTAACTCGTGTTGGTTTATCTCCGTTCATTTATGCCCATTTGTGtccgtttgtgttcatttatcagatgaacacgaacacgaacacgttcATCTTATTAATGAACTAGAATATCCATTCGTTTAagtgtttgtgttcgttcgtttgtGTGGCTAAAGTTAAACGAACAAGTTTTTGTCTTAATTTATCAGCTGTCTCATGAGACTCAGTTTACATTTCTTATGTACCACAGTCCATTAGCTCTTGCACAAGCTTACGAGACCCGCGATAAACTCATGGCCTCAAGTAGCGAGTTAGCAGAAGAAGGGGCGATCGAAATCGTGGTGATTAAAACAACCGGTGATAAAATATTGAGTCAGCCTCTTGCAGACATTGGTGGCAAGGGTTTGTTCACTAAGGAAATAGATGAGGCCCTTCTAAATAGTGAAATCGACATTGCTGTTCATTCAATGAAAGACGTCCCTACTTATCTCCCTGAAAAGACAATTTTGCCCTGCAATCTTCCGCGTGAAGATGTTCGTGACGCGTTTATTTCCTTGAAGGCAACTTCATTAGCCGATCTTCAAGCTGGAAGCATTGTTGGTACCGCATCACTTAGACGAAAGTCTCAACTACTTCACAGATATCCATCACTCTCTGTAAGTACACGACATTAATCAATCTTTTAAcgtaagagtaaagtacacggatggtccctgtggtttaccaaagtTTTAGATTTGGTCtatagctttccaaaagtacacggatggtccctgtggtttgcactttgtaacgcatttagtcaccagccaacaaatctaaaggttttagcatgtacaagttgaggactaaatgcgttacaaagtgcaaactacagggaccatccatgtactctTGGAAAAGgatggggactaaatgcgttacaaagtgcaaaccacatggaccatctatgtacttttggaaagctagagaccaaatccaaaattttggtaaaaccacagggaccatccgtgtactttactcttaacGTAATTTGAAAGACGCTTGTTTTTATATCACAAACTATGTCTAGTTTACTCACAAAAGTCATTTTTGGTCCTTTTATTGATAATTTTTTTAATGATTAGATGATTCTGACTAAAATAattgtaggtgctggaaaatttCCGAGGCAATGTGCAGACTAGATTAAAGAAACTGAATGACGGTGTTGTTGAAGCAACATTATTAGCATTAGCTGGACTCAAACGGTTAAACATGACTGAACACGTTTCTTCTATTCTTCCTATCGATGACATGCTTCCCGCTGTTGCACAAGGTGCAATTGGAATCGCTTGTCGAAGTGATGATGATAAGATGGTATGTTGctgttttctttcttttttaatTCATAACATATAGTTGATGCATaaacttttattatattataatataacaaAGTTCATGCTTGTGAATAGTGAGGTGGTGCTAAAATACACCATCTTTTGCTAAAATAAGTCGCTCTATCTACTACGCTAAAATGAGCCACTTTTTgtggtttttttcttttttgtttttttttaactttcaatCGCACCCGTATGCTTTAAATACCTTGCGTTCGTTAATTAtattgattgtcggtattgtactTTTGGAGTTTTTCCATGCGGTTGCTATACTGATTACCGACTACTGAGTGTCGGTATTGTATCGATACCGTAACGAACGGAACTGGTACCGACTGGATTACCGCCGCAACGCGTGGGGAGATTTACTAGTTTTGATTACAAAATCTGTATAATTACTGTAATAATCTAAATGTTTATATAAAAACCGACTTAGGAGATTGTATTGATTAAAAATAGACCTTGAACACATTTAACCTGTTTGATAACGGTCACGCATGTTTGAAAATTGAATTACTTATGACAAAATGTTACTTTGCAGGCTAGTTACATAGCAAAGCTGAACCATGAGGAAACAAGATTAGCTGTTGCATGTGAAAGGGCTTTTCTATTGACACTTGATGGATCTTGTAGGACACCCATAGCGGGATACGCTTGTAGAGACGAAGATGGAAATTGCCTCTTTAGAGGATTGGTGGCTTCCCCCGATGGAACTAAAGGTTGATAAAAAAATAAACAGAAACGCGTAGCATACCTGTTTGCATCATATTTGTTAACTGATAACGTTTTCATATCCATTTCAGTACTAGAAACTTCTAGAAAAGGATTGtatgcttatgaagatatggttCTGATGGGGAAAGATGCTGGTGAGGAACTACTCTCGCGTGCGGGTCCTGGCTTTTTTGATGGTTGAGATCTTCTGATGCGGATTTCTTTTGGCTAGCTTCTGATGAGTTGTTACATCGTTCGTGTAGTTTAAGAATAGAATTTGATTTGTTGTATCAGTCGATTGATTACCATAAACGGTAGAATGCAACATTCTTGTATAATAGAATTTTCAAATTAGTTCCTTAGATTGTTGGATCTTTAATCTTCAAAGGTGACACCCACTCTCTTTTTTTGCATTATGATATATTCCGGTTTGGGTTTGTTatcttaacgggtcaaatggagCCTATACATTGCCGTGTTCTTGAGGGAGAACGAAAGAGACGGGATTGAATATAGGGTCTTTCGAAACATCTATTATTTCGTAGGCGCCAAAAATCATGAGGTAGCTCGGTAAATTCAAGTTTTTAGATATTCATAATCGTTCAACGGATATTTAAGTTTTTTCGATATTCGTAATCCTTCAATTTCGGTTATAAATGGTCCGGTAAATTCAGCCATGGTGAAAAAGATGGTTTGGTTAGCTTAACCGTCAGTGTACCATTTGATTTTGAAGGATTCAAACTAATTTCAGTTGATACATTCAGTTATATCttggtcaaatataatattaCTTGCAAATGTATGCAATGAAAATGGTTTTGATGATCGGTATATGGAAATTCTGCGATGTATCTACCCCTAACCGAAACAGGAATTCCAATAAAGTTTATTAAGAATTTTTTTTTGGGTAATTCAGTGTTAACACGAGGTGGTTATATAAAAGCATTCCCATCCCATTCTTTAGagtgaattacaagttttgtccctTATCTTTATAGCAAATTTTAGACGTTGttctttgtctttaaaattgatgtcTTTTGTACTTGATGTTTCAAAATGTCGGATGTTATGTCGTTTAGCGCTAAGTCgctaacttagttaattttctATATTAAGCATCATCATGTGCTTGCTTTTGTCACTTCATTTTTTCAAGGGACTATTGTGCAAATAATTTATATGTAGGGATGTAAGTCCCGAAACCGAGATCACAATGATATCGCACAACTCGTAAGGtggcggaatcacacaaacaAGTTGTAAAAGAAATaagagatgaagaagaaggatgatTGTTATTCAATGATTCACAAATCTTGCATACAAAGTGTTTGTCTAATACAAGATTCTTCAAAATCACCAACCATGCACCTATTACATCACTTACTATTTATAGAAGGGGATTAGGGAGGGTGCTCCCTAAACCCTAGGCCCATCACTACCCAACTAAGCCCAAAACCCTTAATTAACCCAACACTCCTACTAATCCACTAACTCTCTTATCCATAAACCTTTAAGGGCCTAACAATATCCCCCTATGTTTATTGGATAAGTAGATGCATTAGACACATGGATCAAGAGGACCTGGTGGAGGATCAGCAAAAAGATAATGTCTCAAGATGTTGGCAGCAACACTTGTCCATGATTTAGCACACTCTTCATATTTTTCGTTGGTTCTGATTTGATGATGAGTGAGACCAAGATGTCTTCTTCATGAAAACTCATCAGGTCGTACGAATTGGGGATCCTGATGGATTGTTCTTCAGTAACAATGACAGCTTCTGCCAAAACAGGATCATAAGCCCAGAACTTGAATTTCctcaaaattcctttctcaaactTTCTTGTACGTGGAATGATCTTCTCTTTATCAGTGGGAGGCCTGATGATTGATTTCACAGTTCTTCTGGTGAAAGAATCACGAACACCAGGATTTCTTCTCACTATGGGCTCAGCAGTCTTCATGGTCGCAAAGTTTGTTCTTACTTCCTTTTCAAGACGTGAGTGAAATGCCCAGCCTCTGCCCCTCTTGCTCAGATCTGGATCATAGTAAGGAGCTCGTAACAGAGTCTTCAAATCAATTTGAGTCCAGGATCCAAATTGACTTTCCTTGCGATAATATTCCCTATGCCCACTCTTTCGAGTAATCAACCACATCTGTTTGTCTGGCTCAAACCTCCAACATGCCACTTCTGATTTGTTTCCCACTTCATCGTAATGAGTAGATCCCAATTCCATCACAAGTCTGTTGGGCCTTGTTGAGGGATCCTTTAGCTGAAAGTTTTCATCCAGAGGATTCATATCTTGATTCTTGATCACCAGCAACTGTTTCTTTCTTTGCTTCTCTTGTTCTTTCTCTAACTCTTTCTGCTCTTGTCTCTTCTTGGACTTACTGCTTAGTTTCTTTGGTTTTGCAGCCAGATATGCTTCCAAAGCCGCTGCACGTTCAGCTTCAGCTGCTGCATGAGCTGCTGCTCTTTGCTCTTGTGTTTGCTCAGGTCTTCCAACATAAAACTGCTCATCCTCTTTATCAGCAAACTCATTTccaaacttcttttcaagttttgCCTTCAGATCGTATATATTTGACATTAACATCCCTACatctccttgcagttgatcaaaagTGAGATCTCTGTTTGTGAGTTGAGATTGTAGAGACGAGATATGGGCTTCTTTCAATGCAGCGTCTTGTTAGAGAGAAACAATCTGAGCACTTTTTAGCTCTCCATCTTGTTCCAGTATTACCACACGCCTTTTCAACCTTTTGACATATTCTTCTTCATCACTATCGCTCTCATCGACTTGTCTCTTTTCGCTGGCATATCGAA of Helianthus annuus cultivar XRQ/B chromosome 1, HanXRQr2.0-SUNRISE, whole genome shotgun sequence contains these proteins:
- the LOC110866015 gene encoding porphobilinogen deaminase, chloroplastic; amino-acid sequence: METLISPNFTSNAFPLISPPLLSQRRRRLAVVKASVAAVEKKVAIIRIGTRGSPLALAQAYETRDKLMASSSELAEEGAIEIVVIKTTGDKILSQPLADIGGKGLFTKEIDEALLNSEIDIAVHSMKDVPTYLPEKTILPCNLPREDVRDAFISLKATSLADLQAGSIVGTASLRRKSQLLHRYPSLSVLENFRGNVQTRLKKLNDGVVEATLLALAGLKRLNMTEHVSSILPIDDMLPAVAQGAIGIACRSDDDKMASYIAKLNHEETRLAVACERAFLLTLDGSCRTPIAGYACRDEDGNCLFRGLVASPDGTKVLETSRKGLYAYEDMVLMGKDAGEELLSRAGPGFFDG